A genome region from Eurosta solidaginis isolate ZX-2024a chromosome 2, ASM4086904v1, whole genome shotgun sequence includes the following:
- the RapGAP1 gene encoding rap1 GTPase-activating protein 1 isoform X5, with protein sequence MGVLRWRDLPGSRASIGGNNNNNNHNNAGGGGNNNNRETHHRNSNDERVPLPHEITQSGNFTHHNGLQHSGSRSTLRHSISTATASSTPASPQLSGIVNVSGTGNGVSAPIQLVSNGPHYQSQSSVSSQTSQSSLVSTIPASQRLLEDALAKNAPYPMIILPLNGGYWVDGTEHECSFDARGNPMLPQTTWMSKFETDDTAKCYRRFFAAREHSNLVGQDEQLGPILISIKTENVANQEHARILLRQRTGTMHELLPMSCMTPNPTPAKMVRFLNDQITVENFVPILCPKASQLIGTYDEHVLVSNFKFGVLYQRYGQTTEEELFSNNNSSPAFEEFLDILGQRIKLKDHKGYRGGLDIQNGHTGDTAIYEVFKEREIMFHVSTMLPFTEGDPQQLQRKRHIGNDIVAVVFQESNTPFSPDMIASHFLHAFIVVQPLEPNTSNTRYKVSVTARDDVPFFGPTLPNPAVFRKGQDFKEFILTKLINAENACYKADKFAKLELRTRTSLLQSLVDELKEKTRDFLGTEYTNGTAVSPTPETPKSDNSTAGSRFIDTVKKALISRVRSQSVDTGNIAPNIEKFSVSTKLHSSVSSNTSKRDNSLTETPNLNTCSRTASKSSSKSKSSNDSTSSSPDITSRGPLSSNNTINNNNSNMATDASVKDVQNGNNSTTPPNAGAGVATMSETSDDSSLNSVDLDPMMGQIDGGAVYIDSDTGLESMSSAEAMSSTKAACSLCLDGSQGVTSSSPSNETVVIIENLRQEVTRLKCDKLDLLRQNVTCQRDIKRLRERELSLQGDLAAAGREILRLRDLLKEYMPDSAIAPLSISPM encoded by the exons ACTCATCATCGGAACTCGAATGACGAACGTGTCCCATTACCGCACGAGATCACGCAATCTGGAAATTTTACCCACCACAATGGTTTGCAACATTCAGGCTCACGTTCCACACTGCGACATTCAATATCTACTGCCACCGCGAGCTCAACGCCTGCTTCTCCACAATTAAGTGGCATTGTTAACGTTTCAGGCACAGGAAACGGGGTGAGTGCTCCCATTCAGCTCGTCTCCAATGGCCCACACTATCAATCTCAATCATCGGTTTCTTCACAGACATCGCAATCGTCGCTTGTGTCTACGATACCTGCCTCACAACGTTTGCTGGAGGATGCGCTAGCTAAAAATGCACCATACCCGATGATTATTTTGCCACTAAACGGTGGTTATTGGGTGGATGGAACCGAGCATGAATGTTCGTTTGATGCACGTGGCAATCCAATGTTGCCACAAACCACATGGATGTCCAAATTCGAAACAGATGATACAGCAAAATGTTATCGTCGATTTTTTGCGGCGCGTGAACATTCAAATCTCGTCGGTCAAGACGAACAACTTGGACCAATTTTGATATCCATAAAAACAGAGAATGTAGCAAATCAAGAACATGCTCGCATTTTATTGCGCCAACGCACTGGTACAATGCATGAGCTTTTACCAATGTCATGTATGACACCAAATCCGACACCAGCAAAGATGGTACGATTTTTAAATGATCAAATCACAGTTGAGAACTTTGTACCGATATTGTGTCCGAAAGCATCACAGCTAATTGGCACCTATGATGAGCATGTTTTAGTTTCAAATTTTAAGTTCGGTGTATTATACCAAAGATATGGCCAAACCACAGAAGAAGAGCTATTCAGCAACAACAACTCGTCGCCTGCATTTGAAGAATTCTTAGACATACTGGGCCAGCGTATAAAGTTGAAAGATCACAAAGGTTACCGCGGTGGTCTTGATATACAGAATGGGCATACAGGCGATACGGCTATTTATGAGGTTTTCAAGGAACGTGAAATCATGTTCCATGTTTCGACAATGCTGCCTTTTACAGAGGGTGATCCACAGCAACTGCAACGCAAACGACATATTGGTAATGATATCGTCGCAGTCGTATTCCAAGAATCAAATACGCCATTCTCACCTGATATGATCGCAAGTCATTTTCTACATGCATTTATTGTAGTACAACCACTAGAGCCGAATACATCGAATACCCGCTATAAAGTTAGCGTGACAGCGCGTGATGATGTACCATTTTTTGGACCGACACTACCCAACCCAGCCGTTTTTCGTAAAGGGCAAGACTTCAAAGAATTCATCTTAACAAAATTGATCAACGCAGAGAACGCTTGTTATAAAGCGGACAAGTTCGCAAAGTTGGAACTACGTACACGCACATCGCTTTTACAGAGCTTGGTGGATGAGTTAAAGGAAAAGACGCGTGACTTTTTAGGCACAGAATATACGAATGGTACTGCAGTTAGTCCAACACCGGAAACACCAAAGTCAGATAACAGCACAGCAGGATCACGTTTCATTGATACGGTTAAAAAAGCGCTTATTTCACGTGTGAGGTCACAGAGTGTAGATACTGGTAATATAGCGCCAAACATAGAGAAATTCAGTGTCTCAACCAAGTTGCACTCGTCAGTTTCGTCGAATACATCGAAGAGGGACAACAGTTTAACAGAGACGCCGAATTTGAAT ACTTGCAGTCGTACCGCTTCGAAGTCCTCTTCGAAATCGAAATCATCGAATGACTCCACGTCCTCATCACCTGACATAACATCACGAGGCCCATTAAGTAGCAATAATACAATAAACAATAACAATTCGAATATGGCTACTGATGCTTCAGTGAAGGATGTACAAAATGGTAATAACTCTACAACACCACCCAATGCTGGCGCGGGTGTGGCTACAATGTCGGAGACTAGCGATGACTCTAGCTTGAACAGCGTTGACTTGGATCCGATGATGGGTCAAATAGATGGCGGAGCAGTTTACATCGACAGCGATACTGGTTTAGAGTCAATGTCATCAGCGGAAGCCATGTCCTCTACAAAGGCAGCTTGTTCACTTTGTTTAGATGGTTCGCAAGGTGTGACAAGCTCTTCCCCGAGCAATGAAACAGTTGTTATCATTGAGAATTTGCGTCAGGAAGTGACGCGGCTTAAGTGCGACAAACTGGATTTGCTTAGACAGAATGTG ACCTGCCAGCGAGACATTAAACGTTTACGCGAACGTGAGCTTTCACTGCAAGGCGATTTAGCTGCCGCTGGCAGAGAAATATTACGATTGCGCGATCTGCTCAAGGAATACATGCCCGACTCTGCAATAGCGCCACTATCCATCTCACCTATGTAA
- the RapGAP1 gene encoding rap1 GTPase-activating protein 1 isoform X6, with protein sequence MYRMRSSARYKTHHRNSNDERVPLPHEITQSGNFTHHNGLQHSGSRSTLRHSISTATASSTPASPQLSGIVNVSGTGNGVSAPIQLVSNGPHYQSQSSVSSQTSQSSLVSTIPASQRLLEDALAKNAPYPMIILPLNGGYWVDGTEHECSFDARGNPMLPQTTWMSKFETDDTAKCYRRFFAAREHSNLVGQDEQLGPILISIKTENVANQEHARILLRQRTGTMHELLPMSCMTPNPTPAKMVRFLNDQITVENFVPILCPKASQLIGTYDEHVLVSNFKFGVLYQRYGQTTEEELFSNNNSSPAFEEFLDILGQRIKLKDHKGYRGGLDIQNGHTGDTAIYEVFKEREIMFHVSTMLPFTEGDPQQLQRKRHIGNDIVAVVFQESNTPFSPDMIASHFLHAFIVVQPLEPNTSNTRYKVSVTARDDVPFFGPTLPNPAVFRKGQDFKEFILTKLINAENACYKADKFAKLELRTRTSLLQSLVDELKEKTRDFLGTEYTNGTAVSPTPETPKSDNSTAGSRFIDTVKKALISRVRSQSVDTGNIAPNIEKFSVSTKLHSSVSSNTSKRDNSLTETPNLNTCSRTASKSSSKSKSSNDSTSSSPDITSRGPLSSNNTINNNNSNMATDASVKDVQNGNNSTTPPNAGAGVATMSETSDDSSLNSVDLDPMMGQIDGGAVYIDSDTGLESMSSAEAMSSTKAACSLCLDGSQGVTSSSPSNETVVIIENLRQEVTRLKCDKLDLLRQNVTCQRDIKRLRERELSLQGDLAAAGREILRLRDLLKEYMPDSAIAPLSISPM encoded by the exons ACTCATCATCGGAACTCGAATGACGAACGTGTCCCATTACCGCACGAGATCACGCAATCTGGAAATTTTACCCACCACAATGGTTTGCAACATTCAGGCTCACGTTCCACACTGCGACATTCAATATCTACTGCCACCGCGAGCTCAACGCCTGCTTCTCCACAATTAAGTGGCATTGTTAACGTTTCAGGCACAGGAAACGGGGTGAGTGCTCCCATTCAGCTCGTCTCCAATGGCCCACACTATCAATCTCAATCATCGGTTTCTTCACAGACATCGCAATCGTCGCTTGTGTCTACGATACCTGCCTCACAACGTTTGCTGGAGGATGCGCTAGCTAAAAATGCACCATACCCGATGATTATTTTGCCACTAAACGGTGGTTATTGGGTGGATGGAACCGAGCATGAATGTTCGTTTGATGCACGTGGCAATCCAATGTTGCCACAAACCACATGGATGTCCAAATTCGAAACAGATGATACAGCAAAATGTTATCGTCGATTTTTTGCGGCGCGTGAACATTCAAATCTCGTCGGTCAAGACGAACAACTTGGACCAATTTTGATATCCATAAAAACAGAGAATGTAGCAAATCAAGAACATGCTCGCATTTTATTGCGCCAACGCACTGGTACAATGCATGAGCTTTTACCAATGTCATGTATGACACCAAATCCGACACCAGCAAAGATGGTACGATTTTTAAATGATCAAATCACAGTTGAGAACTTTGTACCGATATTGTGTCCGAAAGCATCACAGCTAATTGGCACCTATGATGAGCATGTTTTAGTTTCAAATTTTAAGTTCGGTGTATTATACCAAAGATATGGCCAAACCACAGAAGAAGAGCTATTCAGCAACAACAACTCGTCGCCTGCATTTGAAGAATTCTTAGACATACTGGGCCAGCGTATAAAGTTGAAAGATCACAAAGGTTACCGCGGTGGTCTTGATATACAGAATGGGCATACAGGCGATACGGCTATTTATGAGGTTTTCAAGGAACGTGAAATCATGTTCCATGTTTCGACAATGCTGCCTTTTACAGAGGGTGATCCACAGCAACTGCAACGCAAACGACATATTGGTAATGATATCGTCGCAGTCGTATTCCAAGAATCAAATACGCCATTCTCACCTGATATGATCGCAAGTCATTTTCTACATGCATTTATTGTAGTACAACCACTAGAGCCGAATACATCGAATACCCGCTATAAAGTTAGCGTGACAGCGCGTGATGATGTACCATTTTTTGGACCGACACTACCCAACCCAGCCGTTTTTCGTAAAGGGCAAGACTTCAAAGAATTCATCTTAACAAAATTGATCAACGCAGAGAACGCTTGTTATAAAGCGGACAAGTTCGCAAAGTTGGAACTACGTACACGCACATCGCTTTTACAGAGCTTGGTGGATGAGTTAAAGGAAAAGACGCGTGACTTTTTAGGCACAGAATATACGAATGGTACTGCAGTTAGTCCAACACCGGAAACACCAAAGTCAGATAACAGCACAGCAGGATCACGTTTCATTGATACGGTTAAAAAAGCGCTTATTTCACGTGTGAGGTCACAGAGTGTAGATACTGGTAATATAGCGCCAAACATAGAGAAATTCAGTGTCTCAACCAAGTTGCACTCGTCAGTTTCGTCGAATACATCGAAGAGGGACAACAGTTTAACAGAGACGCCGAATTTGAAT ACTTGCAGTCGTACCGCTTCGAAGTCCTCTTCGAAATCGAAATCATCGAATGACTCCACGTCCTCATCACCTGACATAACATCACGAGGCCCATTAAGTAGCAATAATACAATAAACAATAACAATTCGAATATGGCTACTGATGCTTCAGTGAAGGATGTACAAAATGGTAATAACTCTACAACACCACCCAATGCTGGCGCGGGTGTGGCTACAATGTCGGAGACTAGCGATGACTCTAGCTTGAACAGCGTTGACTTGGATCCGATGATGGGTCAAATAGATGGCGGAGCAGTTTACATCGACAGCGATACTGGTTTAGAGTCAATGTCATCAGCGGAAGCCATGTCCTCTACAAAGGCAGCTTGTTCACTTTGTTTAGATGGTTCGCAAGGTGTGACAAGCTCTTCCCCGAGCAATGAAACAGTTGTTATCATTGAGAATTTGCGTCAGGAAGTGACGCGGCTTAAGTGCGACAAACTGGATTTGCTTAGACAGAATGTG ACCTGCCAGCGAGACATTAAACGTTTACGCGAACGTGAGCTTTCACTGCAAGGCGATTTAGCTGCCGCTGGCAGAGAAATATTACGATTGCGCGATCTGCTCAAGGAATACATGCCCGACTCTGCAATAGCGCCACTATCCATCTCACCTATGTAA
- the RapGAP1 gene encoding rap1 GTPase-activating protein 1 isoform X3, translating to MKYINNIHKESYTLVARKRHMKKMLRQHAFMAGTQKAGGSSGGSASHSPEKIRGATQDLFELLERVQSSRLDDQRCVLPAYFSKTHHRNSNDERVPLPHEITQSGNFTHHNGLQHSGSRSTLRHSISTATASSTPASPQLSGIVNVSGTGNGVSAPIQLVSNGPHYQSQSSVSSQTSQSSLVSTIPASQRLLEDALAKNAPYPMIILPLNGGYWVDGTEHECSFDARGNPMLPQTTWMSKFETDDTAKCYRRFFAAREHSNLVGQDEQLGPILISIKTENVANQEHARILLRQRTGTMHELLPMSCMTPNPTPAKMVRFLNDQITVENFVPILCPKASQLIGTYDEHVLVSNFKFGVLYQRYGQTTEEELFSNNNSSPAFEEFLDILGQRIKLKDHKGYRGGLDIQNGHTGDTAIYEVFKEREIMFHVSTMLPFTEGDPQQLQRKRHIGNDIVAVVFQESNTPFSPDMIASHFLHAFIVVQPLEPNTSNTRYKVSVTARDDVPFFGPTLPNPAVFRKGQDFKEFILTKLINAENACYKADKFAKLELRTRTSLLQSLVDELKEKTRDFLGTEYTNGTAVSPTPETPKSDNSTAGSRFIDTVKKALISRVRSQSVDTGNIAPNIEKFSVSTKLHSSVSSNTSKRDNSLTETPNLNTCSRTASKSSSKSKSSNDSTSSSPDITSRGPLSSNNTINNNNSNMATDASVKDVQNGNNSTTPPNAGAGVATMSETSDDSSLNSVDLDPMMGQIDGGAVYIDSDTGLESMSSAEAMSSTKAACSLCLDGSQGVTSSSPSNETVVIIENLRQEVTRLKCDKLDLLRQNVTCQRDIKRLRERELSLQGDLAAAGREILRLRDLLKEYMPDSAIAPLSISPM from the exons ACTCATCATCGGAACTCGAATGACGAACGTGTCCCATTACCGCACGAGATCACGCAATCTGGAAATTTTACCCACCACAATGGTTTGCAACATTCAGGCTCACGTTCCACACTGCGACATTCAATATCTACTGCCACCGCGAGCTCAACGCCTGCTTCTCCACAATTAAGTGGCATTGTTAACGTTTCAGGCACAGGAAACGGGGTGAGTGCTCCCATTCAGCTCGTCTCCAATGGCCCACACTATCAATCTCAATCATCGGTTTCTTCACAGACATCGCAATCGTCGCTTGTGTCTACGATACCTGCCTCACAACGTTTGCTGGAGGATGCGCTAGCTAAAAATGCACCATACCCGATGATTATTTTGCCACTAAACGGTGGTTATTGGGTGGATGGAACCGAGCATGAATGTTCGTTTGATGCACGTGGCAATCCAATGTTGCCACAAACCACATGGATGTCCAAATTCGAAACAGATGATACAGCAAAATGTTATCGTCGATTTTTTGCGGCGCGTGAACATTCAAATCTCGTCGGTCAAGACGAACAACTTGGACCAATTTTGATATCCATAAAAACAGAGAATGTAGCAAATCAAGAACATGCTCGCATTTTATTGCGCCAACGCACTGGTACAATGCATGAGCTTTTACCAATGTCATGTATGACACCAAATCCGACACCAGCAAAGATGGTACGATTTTTAAATGATCAAATCACAGTTGAGAACTTTGTACCGATATTGTGTCCGAAAGCATCACAGCTAATTGGCACCTATGATGAGCATGTTTTAGTTTCAAATTTTAAGTTCGGTGTATTATACCAAAGATATGGCCAAACCACAGAAGAAGAGCTATTCAGCAACAACAACTCGTCGCCTGCATTTGAAGAATTCTTAGACATACTGGGCCAGCGTATAAAGTTGAAAGATCACAAAGGTTACCGCGGTGGTCTTGATATACAGAATGGGCATACAGGCGATACGGCTATTTATGAGGTTTTCAAGGAACGTGAAATCATGTTCCATGTTTCGACAATGCTGCCTTTTACAGAGGGTGATCCACAGCAACTGCAACGCAAACGACATATTGGTAATGATATCGTCGCAGTCGTATTCCAAGAATCAAATACGCCATTCTCACCTGATATGATCGCAAGTCATTTTCTACATGCATTTATTGTAGTACAACCACTAGAGCCGAATACATCGAATACCCGCTATAAAGTTAGCGTGACAGCGCGTGATGATGTACCATTTTTTGGACCGACACTACCCAACCCAGCCGTTTTTCGTAAAGGGCAAGACTTCAAAGAATTCATCTTAACAAAATTGATCAACGCAGAGAACGCTTGTTATAAAGCGGACAAGTTCGCAAAGTTGGAACTACGTACACGCACATCGCTTTTACAGAGCTTGGTGGATGAGTTAAAGGAAAAGACGCGTGACTTTTTAGGCACAGAATATACGAATGGTACTGCAGTTAGTCCAACACCGGAAACACCAAAGTCAGATAACAGCACAGCAGGATCACGTTTCATTGATACGGTTAAAAAAGCGCTTATTTCACGTGTGAGGTCACAGAGTGTAGATACTGGTAATATAGCGCCAAACATAGAGAAATTCAGTGTCTCAACCAAGTTGCACTCGTCAGTTTCGTCGAATACATCGAAGAGGGACAACAGTTTAACAGAGACGCCGAATTTGAAT ACTTGCAGTCGTACCGCTTCGAAGTCCTCTTCGAAATCGAAATCATCGAATGACTCCACGTCCTCATCACCTGACATAACATCACGAGGCCCATTAAGTAGCAATAATACAATAAACAATAACAATTCGAATATGGCTACTGATGCTTCAGTGAAGGATGTACAAAATGGTAATAACTCTACAACACCACCCAATGCTGGCGCGGGTGTGGCTACAATGTCGGAGACTAGCGATGACTCTAGCTTGAACAGCGTTGACTTGGATCCGATGATGGGTCAAATAGATGGCGGAGCAGTTTACATCGACAGCGATACTGGTTTAGAGTCAATGTCATCAGCGGAAGCCATGTCCTCTACAAAGGCAGCTTGTTCACTTTGTTTAGATGGTTCGCAAGGTGTGACAAGCTCTTCCCCGAGCAATGAAACAGTTGTTATCATTGAGAATTTGCGTCAGGAAGTGACGCGGCTTAAGTGCGACAAACTGGATTTGCTTAGACAGAATGTG ACCTGCCAGCGAGACATTAAACGTTTACGCGAACGTGAGCTTTCACTGCAAGGCGATTTAGCTGCCGCTGGCAGAGAAATATTACGATTGCGCGATCTGCTCAAGGAATACATGCCCGACTCTGCAATAGCGCCACTATCCATCTCACCTATGTAA
- the RapGAP1 gene encoding rap1 GTPase-activating protein 1 isoform X4: MVAAVYSIWPNVGLSWMEFGRQHAFMAGTQKAGGSSGGSASHSPEKIRGATQDLFELLERVQSSRLDDQRCVLPAYFSKTHHRNSNDERVPLPHEITQSGNFTHHNGLQHSGSRSTLRHSISTATASSTPASPQLSGIVNVSGTGNGVSAPIQLVSNGPHYQSQSSVSSQTSQSSLVSTIPASQRLLEDALAKNAPYPMIILPLNGGYWVDGTEHECSFDARGNPMLPQTTWMSKFETDDTAKCYRRFFAAREHSNLVGQDEQLGPILISIKTENVANQEHARILLRQRTGTMHELLPMSCMTPNPTPAKMVRFLNDQITVENFVPILCPKASQLIGTYDEHVLVSNFKFGVLYQRYGQTTEEELFSNNNSSPAFEEFLDILGQRIKLKDHKGYRGGLDIQNGHTGDTAIYEVFKEREIMFHVSTMLPFTEGDPQQLQRKRHIGNDIVAVVFQESNTPFSPDMIASHFLHAFIVVQPLEPNTSNTRYKVSVTARDDVPFFGPTLPNPAVFRKGQDFKEFILTKLINAENACYKADKFAKLELRTRTSLLQSLVDELKEKTRDFLGTEYTNGTAVSPTPETPKSDNSTAGSRFIDTVKKALISRVRSQSVDTGNIAPNIEKFSVSTKLHSSVSSNTSKRDNSLTETPNLNTCSRTASKSSSKSKSSNDSTSSSPDITSRGPLSSNNTINNNNSNMATDASVKDVQNGNNSTTPPNAGAGVATMSETSDDSSLNSVDLDPMMGQIDGGAVYIDSDTGLESMSSAEAMSSTKAACSLCLDGSQGVTSSSPSNETVVIIENLRQEVTRLKCDKLDLLRQNVTCQRDIKRLRERELSLQGDLAAAGREILRLRDLLKEYMPDSAIAPLSISPM, from the exons ACTCATCATCGGAACTCGAATGACGAACGTGTCCCATTACCGCACGAGATCACGCAATCTGGAAATTTTACCCACCACAATGGTTTGCAACATTCAGGCTCACGTTCCACACTGCGACATTCAATATCTACTGCCACCGCGAGCTCAACGCCTGCTTCTCCACAATTAAGTGGCATTGTTAACGTTTCAGGCACAGGAAACGGGGTGAGTGCTCCCATTCAGCTCGTCTCCAATGGCCCACACTATCAATCTCAATCATCGGTTTCTTCACAGACATCGCAATCGTCGCTTGTGTCTACGATACCTGCCTCACAACGTTTGCTGGAGGATGCGCTAGCTAAAAATGCACCATACCCGATGATTATTTTGCCACTAAACGGTGGTTATTGGGTGGATGGAACCGAGCATGAATGTTCGTTTGATGCACGTGGCAATCCAATGTTGCCACAAACCACATGGATGTCCAAATTCGAAACAGATGATACAGCAAAATGTTATCGTCGATTTTTTGCGGCGCGTGAACATTCAAATCTCGTCGGTCAAGACGAACAACTTGGACCAATTTTGATATCCATAAAAACAGAGAATGTAGCAAATCAAGAACATGCTCGCATTTTATTGCGCCAACGCACTGGTACAATGCATGAGCTTTTACCAATGTCATGTATGACACCAAATCCGACACCAGCAAAGATGGTACGATTTTTAAATGATCAAATCACAGTTGAGAACTTTGTACCGATATTGTGTCCGAAAGCATCACAGCTAATTGGCACCTATGATGAGCATGTTTTAGTTTCAAATTTTAAGTTCGGTGTATTATACCAAAGATATGGCCAAACCACAGAAGAAGAGCTATTCAGCAACAACAACTCGTCGCCTGCATTTGAAGAATTCTTAGACATACTGGGCCAGCGTATAAAGTTGAAAGATCACAAAGGTTACCGCGGTGGTCTTGATATACAGAATGGGCATACAGGCGATACGGCTATTTATGAGGTTTTCAAGGAACGTGAAATCATGTTCCATGTTTCGACAATGCTGCCTTTTACAGAGGGTGATCCACAGCAACTGCAACGCAAACGACATATTGGTAATGATATCGTCGCAGTCGTATTCCAAGAATCAAATACGCCATTCTCACCTGATATGATCGCAAGTCATTTTCTACATGCATTTATTGTAGTACAACCACTAGAGCCGAATACATCGAATACCCGCTATAAAGTTAGCGTGACAGCGCGTGATGATGTACCATTTTTTGGACCGACACTACCCAACCCAGCCGTTTTTCGTAAAGGGCAAGACTTCAAAGAATTCATCTTAACAAAATTGATCAACGCAGAGAACGCTTGTTATAAAGCGGACAAGTTCGCAAAGTTGGAACTACGTACACGCACATCGCTTTTACAGAGCTTGGTGGATGAGTTAAAGGAAAAGACGCGTGACTTTTTAGGCACAGAATATACGAATGGTACTGCAGTTAGTCCAACACCGGAAACACCAAAGTCAGATAACAGCACAGCAGGATCACGTTTCATTGATACGGTTAAAAAAGCGCTTATTTCACGTGTGAGGTCACAGAGTGTAGATACTGGTAATATAGCGCCAAACATAGAGAAATTCAGTGTCTCAACCAAGTTGCACTCGTCAGTTTCGTCGAATACATCGAAGAGGGACAACAGTTTAACAGAGACGCCGAATTTGAAT ACTTGCAGTCGTACCGCTTCGAAGTCCTCTTCGAAATCGAAATCATCGAATGACTCCACGTCCTCATCACCTGACATAACATCACGAGGCCCATTAAGTAGCAATAATACAATAAACAATAACAATTCGAATATGGCTACTGATGCTTCAGTGAAGGATGTACAAAATGGTAATAACTCTACAACACCACCCAATGCTGGCGCGGGTGTGGCTACAATGTCGGAGACTAGCGATGACTCTAGCTTGAACAGCGTTGACTTGGATCCGATGATGGGTCAAATAGATGGCGGAGCAGTTTACATCGACAGCGATACTGGTTTAGAGTCAATGTCATCAGCGGAAGCCATGTCCTCTACAAAGGCAGCTTGTTCACTTTGTTTAGATGGTTCGCAAGGTGTGACAAGCTCTTCCCCGAGCAATGAAACAGTTGTTATCATTGAGAATTTGCGTCAGGAAGTGACGCGGCTTAAGTGCGACAAACTGGATTTGCTTAGACAGAATGTG ACCTGCCAGCGAGACATTAAACGTTTACGCGAACGTGAGCTTTCACTGCAAGGCGATTTAGCTGCCGCTGGCAGAGAAATATTACGATTGCGCGATCTGCTCAAGGAATACATGCCCGACTCTGCAATAGCGCCACTATCCATCTCACCTATGTAA